The following proteins are encoded in a genomic region of Amphiura filiformis chromosome 11, Afil_fr2py, whole genome shotgun sequence:
- the LOC140164364 gene encoding uncharacterized protein: protein MSEQLSLMLCWIIFCDFGIFDGCGQSGEVLSIRCPSHLTTEADPGGGFRMLTFPDPVVLSGTNVTFTRHPDLTYFPIGQTNLTFTASDSSGQEEICSFHVTVTARTTESASILATTSSSSTTASYTSRSLVTTFTMTNVPTTSTNRPTSISKEAAIRSSTSLDTVELTSSPDISSSLTTSTSDDIGTASPYLLISILLSGVVVVLCIFLTLSCCLIYKYQKRERNNNNGQERVTRNPYENENENWRELALYQVKEHEERNRSSTMDTDEEDTSQPQFISALIRIPSVKSTATLPRIRETGTYVVDFSET from the exons ATGTCAGAACAACTAAGTTTGATGCTATGTTGGATTATTTTCTGCGACTTTGGAATATTTG ATGGTTGTGGTCAATCCGGAGAAGTTCTATCCATCAGATGTCCTTCTCACCTTACAACAGAAGCAGACCCTGGCGGTGGCTTTCGTATGTTGACGTTTCCTGACCCTGTTGTCCTCTCAGGAACAAATGTAACATTTACCCGACACCCGGATTTGACATATTTTCCAATAGGTCAGACGAATCTGACGTTCACAGCATCTGATTCCAGTGGTCAGGAGGAGATATGCAGCTTTCATGTTACTGTTACTG CACGCACAACAGAATCGGCTTCAATTCTGGCAACAACTTCTTCCTCTTCTACAACAGCTTCATACACTTCACGCTCCCTTGTAACTACTTTTACAATGACAAATGTGCCAACGACATCAACAAACCGGCCAACTTCTATATCAAAAGAAGCTGCAATAAGAAGCTCTACATCTTTGGACACTGTGGAGTTAACATCTTCTCCTGACATTTCATCCTCATTAACAACATCCA cATCAGATGACATTGGAACTGCTTCACCATATTTACTAATATCAATCCTTTTGAGTGGGGTGGTTGTTGTTCTCTGCATTTTTTTGACATTAAGTTGTTGTTTGATTTACAAGTACCAAAAAAG AGAAAGGAACAATAATAATGGACAGGAACGTGTTACCAGAAATCCCTACGAAAACGAAAACGAAAACTGGCGGGAGCTAGCTCTGTATCAAGTGAAGGAACATGAAGAGAGAAACAGATCTTCTACAATGGATACAGATGAGGAGGACACATCGCAGCCACAATTCATAAGTGCACTAATAAGAATACCTTCAGTTAAAAGTACAGCTACTCTTCCAAGGATCCGTGAGACAGGAACATATGTGGTGGACTTTTCTGAAACTTGA